The DNA window AGATGATGATGCTCGATCCCAAGTACTGCCTCCTCGACGAGACCGACTCCGGCCTCGATATCGACGCGCTCAAGATCGTCGCCAAGGGCGTCAACTCGATGCGCTCCCCGGAACGCGGATTCCTCCTCATCACCCACTATCAGCGGCTGCTCAACTACATCGCGCCCGACCATGTCCACGTGATGGCCGAGGGCCGCATCGTCCGCTCCGGCGGCCCCGAACTCGCGCTGGAGCTCGAAGAGAACGGCTACGACTTCCTCAAGGAAGCCGTTACCGCCTGAGCCCGAACGCACGCCACCGCGCGACCCAACACATGAGCTACGATTCCTCCACCACCCTCGACCAGGACACCCGCACCGCGATCGACATCGACCGCTCGAAGGGCGACTTCGTTTTCCCTGAGAAGCACAAGTACGATGCCGGCCGTGGATTGACGGAGAAGACCGTCGATTACATTTGCGACGTCAAGAAGGACCCCGAGTGGGTCCGCGAGTTCCGTCACAAGGCGCTCCGGACGTTCCTTGAGAAACCGATGCCCACCAACTGGGCGACCGAGGATCTCAACAACATCGATTTCGACGCGATCCGCTACTACCTCTCGGATGGCGAAAAGCCGAAGCGCTCGTGGGACGAGGTGCCCGAAGAGGTGCTCAAGACCTTCGACCGTCTCGGCATTCCCGAACAGGAGCGCGCGTTCCTGGCCGGTGTTGAGGCCCAGTACGACTCGGAGGCCGCCTACTCCAACATGAAGGAGGAGCTGACCAAGCAGGGCGTGATCTTCGTCAACTCGACCGAAGGCCTGAAGGAATACGAAGAGGTGTTCCGCCCGTGGTTCGGCAAGGTGATCCCGACCGGCGACAACAAGTTCTCCGCCCTCAACAGCGCCGTCTTCTCCGGCGGCTCCTTCATCTACATCCCCAAGGGAGTGAAACTGAAGCAGCCGCTTCAGGCCTACTTCCGGATCAACTCGGAGAGCTTCGGACAGTTTGAACGCACGCTGATCATCGCCGACGAAGGCGCCGAGGTGATGTACATGGAAGGCTGCACCGCGCCGAAGTTCGAGACATCGACGCTCCACTCCGCAGTCGTTGAGTTGGTGGCCCTGAAAGGTGCCAAGATCCAATACGTCACGGTGCAGAACTGGAGCAGCAACGTTTACAACCTCGTCACCAAGCGCGGGCTCGCGATGGAAGACGCGGAGATCCGCTGGATCGACTGCAACATCGGTTCACGCCTGACCATGAAGTATCCCGGCGTGGTGATGAAGGGTGAGCGCGCCCGCGGCGAGGTGATCTCGATCGCCCTCGCCAACAGTGGACAGCACCAGGACACCGGAGCCAAGATGATCCACGCCGCCGACAACACCACGTCGAACGTGGTCTCCAAGTCGATCTCGGTCGGTGAAGGACGCTCGACCTACCGGGGCCAGGTCCACATCCCGAAGCACCTCAAGGGCTGCAAGAACAACACCGAGTGCGATGCCCTCCTGATCAACACCCGGAGCCGGACGGACACCTATCCGGCCATCACGGTGAAAGGCAACCAGCACGCGACCCAGCACGAGGCCAGCGTCTCGCAGGTCTCCGAGGAGATGCTGTTCTACATGCAGCAGCGCGGCATCGACGAGGGACACGCGATGTCTCTCGCGGTCAACGGCTTCATCAACGACCTCGTCCGCGAGTTCCCCATGGAGTATTCGGTCGAACTGAAGCGCCTGATCGACCTCGAAATGGAAGGTTCGGTCGGCTGACATGGACTGCCGGTTTTCAGACCGGCAACCCACCCATCAAGAGTTTCCATCACTGCTCTCCCATCCAACCCAGATGTCCGCACTTCTCGAAAGCGCCTCCGGCATTCTCGATGCCGCCCCCGAAACCCCCGCCGACTTCCCCGACTGGTTCAAGGAACGGCAGGCTGCCGCGTGGCAGCGGTTTCTCGATACCCCGACGCCCGGCCGCAAGGATGAGAACTGGCGCTTCGCCAGCATCAAGCAACTCGACTTCTCCGGCTTCAAGGGGTCGGTAAACGTCCCGGAGGACACGGGTTCGCTGATCGAGCGCTCCCAAGGAGTCGAGGCACCGGTCGCGAAGTTCATCCTCGTCAACGAGACGCTGATCGAGATCGAGTCGAGCCTCCCGGAGGAGGTGATCTGCCTGCCCCTCGCGGAAGCGCTCATCGTCGAGGGCGAGAAGGTGCGCGAATCGTTCATACGCCAGGACACCCGGCTCGGCTCTGCGAAGTGGGCCGCGCTCCACGAAGCCCGGGTCAGCAACGGACTGTTTGTCCATGTTCCCGACGGCGTCGAAGTCGAGGGAACCATCGAGGTCTTCCACTGGCTGTCCGGCGAAGGCAGCGCGGTTTTCCCCCACACTCTGATTGTCACCGGCGCGAACTCGAAAGTCAGCGTCGTTGACTACTTCCAGTCGGAGAACGAGACCGACAGCGGCCTGGTCATCGCCTTCAACGACCTTTGCTCCGGCGTGGGATCGAAGATCGACTACCTTGCGATTCAGGCAGTCAACAACCGCAGCAAGATGATCTCGATCAACGAGACGGGCGTGGCGAAAGACGCGTCGACCACCGGATTCATACTCAACGTGGGAGCCGAGTGGGCGCGCAACGAATCGCTCTCCCGCCTCGAAGGTGAGGGCTCGCGCTCAGACATGCTCAGCGTGAGCATCCCGTCCGGCACCCAGGAATACGACCAGCGGACCTTCCAGCACCACGTTTCCGCCGGTGCCTACAGCGACCTCCTCTACAAGAACTCGCTCTACGACAAGTCGCGCACGATCTTCTCGGGGCTGATCTTCGTGGACGAGGGCGCCCACCGCACCGATGCCTATCAGACGTGCCGCAATCTCTTCATGAGCGACGAGGCCGAAGCCAATTCGATGCCCGGGCTCGAGATCAACGCCGACGATGTGAAGTGCTCCCACGGAAGTACCAGCGCCCAGATCAGCGACGAAGAGATCTTCTATCTCCAGGCACGCGGTATCGATGCCGTTCGCGCCCGCCAGTTGATCGCCCGCGGCTTCTCGGTTGAGGTCGTCGAGCGCCTTGGCAACGAGAAACTGGAGGAAATGGTCCTCCGCTTCGTCGACGCCAAGTTTGCGCGCATCACCGGTGGCGGCGCCTGACCGTGCCGATCGACTGATTGCTCCGCCCATCACGGACGGGCGGAGCGAGGTTTGAAAATGCGGTCGCCTAGTCCGTCACGATCCTGACGAACAGGCGGATCGGGTTCCCGGGCGGATCGACCAAGGCGATCGTTTCGCGTACTCCGAGCACCGATGGCCCGAAGGTGTAACTGACGTCGGTATCGAACCAAGTGACCAAATCGAGGCTCCACTGAACGCGCCACGTCCCTGGCGGCATGCCATCGGAGAGCGGGAAGGTCAGCTCACCACCGGAGGGATCGACTTTCACGAAGGTCATCTGAGGCGGATCCCATGTTGTCGCGGACGTACCGAAGAGCATGTCGAGAATGTTCGGGCCGTCGCCATCGGGATTCGCATTCATACCCCACACGGTCGCCTCCTGACCGGGATCGTTCAGCACGCCCGGCGGGAACTGGGTGGCCACCCAGATGTCGTAGGCCGCTTGGAGATCGTCGGACACCGCCACGGTGATGTTGAACACACCCGAGGTGAAGCGCGTGCCCAGAGGGTTCACCGCGTATAGCACCAGCGCGTAGTCCCGTCGCTCGGCGGCAGTCGGTGTTCCGGAGAACGTCCCGGTGACAGGATCGAACGACAACCAGCCGTCGACCGGCAGCGGGCTTCCGTCGGAAAGTTCCACCCCAATGATGAGGTCATCGATGTAGATCGGGTCGCGGAACGTCTCGGCCGGCAAGATGAATTCGAACAACTCGTTCTGCTCCGCCATGAGATCCGTCGGAGGCATGACCAGACGGGGTCCGAGGTCG is part of the Haloferula helveola genome and encodes:
- the sufB gene encoding Fe-S cluster assembly protein SufB; the encoded protein is MSYDSSTTLDQDTRTAIDIDRSKGDFVFPEKHKYDAGRGLTEKTVDYICDVKKDPEWVREFRHKALRTFLEKPMPTNWATEDLNNIDFDAIRYYLSDGEKPKRSWDEVPEEVLKTFDRLGIPEQERAFLAGVEAQYDSEAAYSNMKEELTKQGVIFVNSTEGLKEYEEVFRPWFGKVIPTGDNKFSALNSAVFSGGSFIYIPKGVKLKQPLQAYFRINSESFGQFERTLIIADEGAEVMYMEGCTAPKFETSTLHSAVVELVALKGAKIQYVTVQNWSSNVYNLVTKRGLAMEDAEIRWIDCNIGSRLTMKYPGVVMKGERARGEVISIALANSGQHQDTGAKMIHAADNTTSNVVSKSISVGEGRSTYRGQVHIPKHLKGCKNNTECDALLINTRSRTDTYPAITVKGNQHATQHEASVSQVSEEMLFYMQQRGIDEGHAMSLAVNGFINDLVREFPMEYSVELKRLIDLEMEGSVG
- a CDS encoding SufD family Fe-S cluster assembly protein; protein product: MSALLESASGILDAAPETPADFPDWFKERQAAAWQRFLDTPTPGRKDENWRFASIKQLDFSGFKGSVNVPEDTGSLIERSQGVEAPVAKFILVNETLIEIESSLPEEVICLPLAEALIVEGEKVRESFIRQDTRLGSAKWAALHEARVSNGLFVHVPDGVEVEGTIEVFHWLSGEGSAVFPHTLIVTGANSKVSVVDYFQSENETDSGLVIAFNDLCSGVGSKIDYLAIQAVNNRSKMISINETGVAKDASTTGFILNVGAEWARNESLSRLEGEGSRSDMLSVSIPSGTQEYDQRTFQHHVSAGAYSDLLYKNSLYDKSRTIFSGLIFVDEGAHRTDAYQTCRNLFMSDEAEANSMPGLEINADDVKCSHGSTSAQISDEEIFYLQARGIDAVRARQLIARGFSVEVVERLGNEKLEEMVLRFVDAKFARITGGGA